One genomic segment of Methanomassiliicoccus sp. includes these proteins:
- a CDS encoding ABC transporter ATP-binding protein, whose amino-acid sequence MPEVELKGIMKRFGKVTASRDIDLKIADGEYVTILGPSGCGKTTLIRMIAGIIEPTEGKVLIGGRDMEGVPIEERDIGYVFQNIALFPHLNALGNVAYGPIVRGMDEKEAQDIPRRYLELVKLLDRMSMFPGELSGGEQQKVSLARALASGAKLLLLDEPLSALDARVRMDLRYELRRITKDLGLTVIHVTHDQEEAMTVSDRIVLMRNGRIVETNTPEMLYLAPKDLFTANFVGETNLLEGVVKEVLEDRTLVELRDGTVVEARPSDFGSGDAVVLSIRPERVHPATEGLRSVVKGISFMGTYIRISVETESEDRLTFDVSTSEDRDYNIGDRVDLIWSKRSGILYPRPPEGVQEAIKLE is encoded by the coding sequence ATGCCGGAGGTGGAGCTGAAGGGGATCATGAAGCGGTTCGGAAAAGTGACTGCCTCCCGGGACATCGACCTAAAGATCGCCGATGGCGAGTACGTGACCATCCTAGGGCCATCTGGCTGCGGAAAAACCACCCTGATCCGGATGATCGCCGGGATCATCGAGCCCACCGAGGGCAAGGTGCTCATCGGGGGGAGGGACATGGAAGGAGTGCCCATCGAGGAGAGGGACATCGGGTATGTGTTCCAGAACATAGCCCTGTTCCCTCACCTCAACGCTCTGGGGAACGTCGCCTACGGCCCCATTGTCAGGGGCATGGATGAGAAGGAGGCACAGGACATACCCCGCCGCTATCTGGAGCTGGTGAAGCTACTGGACCGCATGTCCATGTTCCCCGGCGAGCTTTCGGGCGGGGAGCAGCAGAAGGTGTCACTGGCCCGCGCTCTGGCCTCGGGGGCCAAACTTCTGTTGCTGGACGAGCCGCTTTCTGCCCTCGACGCCAGGGTGCGCATGGACCTCCGCTACGAGCTGAGGCGCATAACCAAGGACCTTGGGCTGACGGTGATCCATGTCACCCATGACCAGGAGGAGGCTATGACCGTGTCCGACCGTATCGTCCTGATGCGCAACGGCCGGATCGTGGAGACGAACACCCCCGAGATGCTCTATCTCGCCCCCAAGGACCTCTTCACCGCCAACTTCGTCGGGGAGACGAACCTGCTGGAGGGAGTAGTCAAAGAGGTGCTGGAAGACCGTACCCTGGTCGAGCTGAGGGACGGGACGGTGGTGGAGGCTAGGCCCTCGGACTTCGGTAGCGGCGACGCGGTCGTGTTATCGATACGCCCGGAAAGAGTGCACCCCGCCACCGAAGGTCTTCGCTCGGTGGTGAAGGGCATATCGTTCATGGGTACATACATCCGAATATCGGTGGAAACAGAGAGCGAGGACCGGTTGACCTTCGATGTCAGTACATCCGAGGACCGAGATTATAATATA